One window of Kosakonia cowanii JCM 10956 = DSM 18146 genomic DNA carries:
- a CDS encoding spore coat protein U domain-containing protein, which translates to MRRLLFLFLLLCAAPAWSACTVSTVNAAFGTVTSFVLNAGAQTTTGRLVVRCDAVLNLLTNDSITLTLTGATVTATNRAAMKRSDNAAITDTIPVRLCGQANCANNSEINIGGNSYTWSGAALLELLGSRTYTLPLYFMTVPGQNVSAGPYQVTLNFSVAYDVCSNGVLGICFSSQKGTAITSLLLTGTITNDCTTISAPNVNFGSAPLVRNFPTVSQSVSITCTKGSSYTVGINNGLYANGSVRNMASGTNRLSYEIYKAGTTSRWGSIGAERWASSASSQMSADGLLRTYNYTARVLTTQTTPPGGTYSDTLTVDIVF; encoded by the coding sequence ATGCGTCGGCTACTTTTCCTGTTTCTGCTGCTCTGTGCGGCCCCGGCCTGGTCGGCCTGTACAGTCAGCACCGTTAATGCCGCGTTCGGCACCGTCACCTCCTTTGTCCTTAATGCCGGGGCGCAAACCACCACCGGCAGATTGGTGGTGCGCTGTGATGCGGTACTCAACCTGCTGACCAACGACTCCATCACCTTAACGCTGACGGGAGCAACGGTGACGGCAACCAACCGGGCGGCAATGAAGCGCAGTGATAACGCCGCTATCACCGATACCATTCCGGTGCGGCTCTGCGGCCAGGCCAACTGCGCCAACAACAGTGAAATAAACATTGGTGGCAACAGCTACACCTGGAGCGGTGCGGCGCTGCTTGAATTGCTCGGCTCGCGCACCTATACCTTACCGCTCTACTTTATGACGGTGCCGGGGCAAAATGTCAGCGCCGGGCCTTACCAGGTGACGCTTAACTTTAGTGTCGCCTACGATGTCTGTTCCAACGGCGTGCTTGGCATCTGTTTCTCTTCGCAGAAAGGCACGGCGATCACCAGCCTGCTATTAACCGGCACCATCACCAATGATTGCACCACCATCAGCGCGCCGAATGTTAACTTTGGCAGCGCGCCGCTGGTGCGAAATTTCCCCACTGTTTCGCAATCTGTCTCCATTACTTGCACTAAAGGGAGCAGTTACACTGTCGGCATTAATAACGGTCTCTACGCCAACGGCAGCGTGCGTAATATGGCGAGCGGCACCAATCGTCTCAGTTATGAGATTTACAAAGCCGGCACCACCAGCCGCTGGGGCAGTATCGGGGCGGAGCGCTGGGCCAGCAGTGCCTCTTCGCAGATGAGTGCCGATGGCCTGCTGCGCACCTATAACTACACCGCACGGGTGCTGACAACGCAGACGACGCCGCCTGGCGGAACCTACAGCGATACCTTGACGGTGGATATTGTGTTTTAA
- a CDS encoding fimbria/pilus outer membrane usher protein — MAVVSRKLIIAAAIMLPGAAAWGQPGDDGLPPPPDAQSINQQAEFHLALVINYYDTQQVVPVTRRLNDFFLKRADLLHAGLPPDHLPEGEVNVSTLPNVRVEYDSAGQRLLLFVPQAWVPARYTSFNEGGRRSEPKYGRGAVFNYDLYTSTTEHIGSQAALWNEFRFFSGNAVFSSTGALRQTLSGSLRQREGYMRYDTSLMFNNEEDATQWEVGDVISEALSWSSSVRVGGIRYGRDFTLRPDLVTWPLPSFSGEAAVPTSVDLFINGYRAGNRQLQPGPFTLTNMPYINGAGDAVLVTTDALGRRVSTTLPFYVASELLKPGLSDGAITIGSLRRNYGIENFDYGPLVGSGSYRYGVTDWLTLEGHAEGAQSLTLGGAGAVVRLGRLGVVNGAWTESRMFGDAGNQLNWGYQYNTSLFSINTQHSRRNREFGNLALYDQRASYDDMRQNGRWPIASYSRNTDQYSLSFNMGDFGNIGAAWIGVRSFDNQKTELLNLSWSRNLWGSSSMNLAASRDNQRGDWTFGLSVQIPIGERDSAAFSMERTPDAGSTQRVNYSHAMPTDGGLSWNMSLAHQSQARSYQQGTLGWRNNNVELQGGGYGERGKMTWWGETIGAVVLMDGQLFAANRINDAFAVISTGGNAGVPVNYENQPVGVTDKNGYLLVSGVSAYYPASYSINTLNLPADTQLKNTERKVALRRQSGYLIEFPMVQERVASVILHDEQGLAIPVGSQVERRGKAPAVVGYDGIAWLENLENINPLIVRLPEGGECKTEFTLSANPEHKLQTYGPLTCQRNP, encoded by the coding sequence ATGGCAGTCGTCAGCAGGAAACTGATTATTGCAGCCGCAATAATGTTACCCGGCGCAGCCGCCTGGGGGCAGCCGGGAGATGATGGTTTACCGCCGCCGCCGGATGCGCAGAGCATCAACCAGCAGGCGGAATTTCACCTCGCGCTGGTGATCAACTATTACGACACCCAGCAGGTGGTGCCGGTGACGCGGCGGCTCAACGATTTTTTTCTTAAGCGTGCCGATCTGCTCCACGCCGGGCTGCCGCCGGATCATCTACCCGAGGGCGAGGTCAATGTATCTACGCTGCCCAACGTGCGCGTGGAGTATGACAGCGCCGGGCAGCGCTTGCTGCTGTTTGTCCCGCAGGCGTGGGTTCCGGCACGCTATACCTCCTTCAATGAGGGCGGTCGGCGCAGCGAGCCAAAATATGGCCGCGGTGCGGTGTTCAACTACGACCTCTATACCAGCACCACCGAACACATTGGCAGCCAGGCGGCGTTATGGAATGAGTTTCGCTTCTTTAGTGGCAATGCGGTCTTCTCCTCCACCGGCGCGCTGCGCCAGACGCTCAGCGGTTCGCTGCGTCAGCGGGAGGGCTACATGCGCTATGACACTTCGCTGATGTTTAATAACGAAGAGGATGCCACGCAGTGGGAAGTGGGGGATGTGATCTCGGAAGCCCTCAGCTGGAGCAGCAGCGTGCGCGTCGGCGGTATTCGTTACGGCCGCGACTTCACATTACGCCCCGATCTCGTCACCTGGCCGCTGCCCTCTTTCTCCGGCGAAGCGGCGGTACCCACCTCGGTTGACCTGTTTATTAACGGCTATCGCGCCGGTAACCGGCAGCTACAGCCGGGGCCGTTTACCCTGACCAACATGCCCTATATCAACGGCGCGGGGGATGCGGTACTGGTCACTACCGATGCCCTCGGGCGGCGCGTCAGCACCACGCTGCCGTTTTATGTCGCCAGCGAGCTGTTAAAGCCGGGGCTAAGCGATGGAGCGATCACCATCGGTTCGTTACGCCGCAACTACGGCATTGAAAATTTTGATTACGGCCCGCTGGTGGGTAGCGGCTCATACCGTTATGGCGTTACGGACTGGTTAACGCTGGAGGGGCACGCCGAAGGAGCGCAATCGCTGACGCTCGGCGGCGCAGGCGCGGTTGTCCGGCTGGGCCGCCTCGGCGTGGTGAATGGCGCCTGGACCGAGAGTCGGATGTTCGGCGATGCGGGCAACCAGCTCAACTGGGGTTATCAATACAACACCAGCCTGTTTAGCATCAACACTCAGCACAGCCGCCGCAACCGCGAGTTTGGCAACCTGGCGCTCTACGATCAGCGCGCCAGCTACGACGATATGCGCCAGAACGGGCGCTGGCCCATCGCCAGCTACAGCCGCAATACCGACCAGTACTCGCTCTCTTTCAATATGGGCGACTTTGGCAACATTGGCGCGGCGTGGATCGGCGTGCGCAGTTTTGACAATCAAAAAACCGAGCTGCTGAACCTCTCCTGGAGCCGCAATTTATGGGGGAGCAGCAGCATGAACCTTGCTGCCAGCCGCGATAACCAGCGGGGCGACTGGACCTTTGGCCTCTCGGTGCAGATCCCGATTGGCGAGCGTGACAGCGCCGCCTTCAGTATGGAGAGAACACCGGATGCCGGTTCGACGCAGCGCGTGAACTACAGCCATGCAATGCCCACCGACGGCGGCCTGAGCTGGAATATGTCGCTGGCGCACCAGTCGCAGGCGCGAAGCTACCAGCAGGGCACGCTTGGCTGGCGCAACAACAACGTTGAATTGCAGGGCGGTGGCTATGGCGAACGCGGCAAGATGACCTGGTGGGGGGAAACGATTGGTGCCGTGGTGCTGATGGACGGACAGCTGTTTGCCGCTAACCGCATCAACGATGCCTTCGCGGTGATCAGCACCGGCGGCAATGCTGGCGTACCGGTCAATTATGAAAACCAGCCGGTGGGCGTAACGGATAAAAATGGCTACCTGCTGGTGAGCGGCGTGTCGGCCTACTATCCGGCGAGTTACAGCATCAACACCCTGAACCTTCCCGCCGATACCCAGCTTAAGAATACGGAGCGCAAAGTCGCGTTACGCCGCCAGAGCGGTTACCTGATTGAGTTCCCGATGGTGCAGGAGCGCGTCGCCAGCGTCATCCTCCATGATGAGCAGGGGCTGGCAATCCCGGTTGGCAGCCAGGTGGAGCGCCGCGGTAAAGCGCCTGCGGTGGTGGGGTATGACGGTATCGCCTGGCTGGAGAATCTTGAAAACATCAACCCGCTCATTGTCCGCCTGCCGGAAGGGGGAGAGTGTAAAACCGAGTTCACTCTTAGCGCCAACCCCGAACATAAATTGCAGACCTACGGGCCGCTTACCTGCCAGAGGAATCCATAA
- a CDS encoding molecular chaperone, protein MNVNLGRRAAGCMLAGALTLTAGNAQAAATILIWPIDPWLDATTNATELWIQNQGETPTTMQVRIVRWTQDGGLERYQQQGDVVASPPIVQIAPESKQLIRLIKQAAIPAGKEQAYRIIVDEIPQPDDPNKPKIGLKLQMRYSIPLFVYGQGVKTEAEGAHHAFVQPAKLHWRVVREGGQAQLEVRNDDDIHVRLSKVRVRQGGQMRQVADGLLGYVLPHSARRWPLPAGVSNPSALEASINARDEQWQSSAGN, encoded by the coding sequence ATGAATGTCAACCTGGGCCGCCGCGCGGCAGGATGTATGCTGGCGGGGGCGTTGACCCTTACAGCGGGAAACGCGCAGGCAGCAGCCACCATTCTGATCTGGCCGATCGATCCCTGGCTGGATGCAACCACCAACGCCACCGAGTTGTGGATCCAGAATCAGGGCGAAACCCCAACCACTATGCAGGTGCGTATTGTCCGCTGGACGCAAGATGGCGGGCTTGAGCGTTACCAGCAGCAGGGCGATGTGGTCGCCAGCCCACCGATTGTGCAGATAGCACCCGAAAGCAAGCAGCTGATTCGCCTGATTAAGCAGGCAGCGATCCCGGCCGGCAAAGAGCAGGCTTACCGCATTATTGTCGACGAGATCCCGCAGCCGGACGATCCGAACAAACCGAAGATTGGCCTCAAGCTACAGATGCGCTACTCGATCCCGCTGTTTGTCTATGGGCAGGGCGTTAAAACGGAAGCCGAAGGGGCGCACCACGCCTTTGTACAACCGGCAAAATTACACTGGCGCGTGGTGCGTGAAGGCGGCCAGGCGCAACTGGAAGTGCGCAATGATGATGATATCCACGTGCGGCTGAGCAAAGTGCGCGTGCGCCAGGGTGGGCAGATGCGGCAGGTCGCCGACGGGCTGTTAGGGTATGTGTTGCCGCACAGTGCCCGGCGCTGGCCTCTGCCTGCCGGGGTAAGCAATCCATCGGCGCTGGAGGCATCGATTAACGCACGGGATGAGCAATGGCAGTCGTCAGCAGGAAACTGA
- a CDS encoding spore coat U domain-containing protein, with protein sequence MNRKLLCVLAGGALMVAGQSAWAVTSSGTIGATLTLTNGCLINGSPSQNGINFGTLDFGTHPATFSQLTTQLTGANGGNSFTVQCTTTDYTVQVTGNTNSTAPGNVVGTPGTPARYLVNTADTTRGVAYSLYSDSGFSNVIANNTNIPRASTSGGVDNYTLYGRITGGGNSVTVVPGTYTDVINVSVTY encoded by the coding sequence ATGAACAGAAAACTTCTTTGTGTACTGGCTGGCGGCGCGTTAATGGTGGCCGGACAAAGTGCCTGGGCGGTCACCAGTAGCGGGACGATTGGCGCAACACTGACCCTCACGAATGGGTGTCTGATTAACGGCTCGCCGAGCCAGAACGGTATCAACTTCGGTACCCTCGATTTTGGTACCCACCCGGCAACCTTCTCCCAGCTCACCACGCAGCTGACCGGCGCCAACGGCGGCAACAGCTTCACGGTGCAGTGCACCACCACCGACTACACCGTGCAGGTTACCGGCAACACCAACTCCACCGCGCCGGGTAACGTCGTCGGTACACCGGGCACACCGGCTCGTTATCTGGTCAATACCGCCGATACCACGCGTGGCGTGGCATACAGCCTCTACAGCGATAGCGGCTTCAGTAACGTTATCGCCAACAACACCAATATTCCTCGCGCCTCAACTTCCGGCGGCGTTGATAACTACACCCTTTATGGCCGTATCACCGGCGGCGGCAACAGCGTCACCGTGGTGCCGGGTACCTACACCGACGTGATTAACGTGAGCGTCACGTACTAG
- the cheW gene encoding chemotaxis protein CheW gives MTGMSNVAKLAGEPSGQEFLVFTLGDEEYGIDILKVQEIRGYDQVTRIANTPDFIKGVTNLRGVIVPIVDLRVKFSQGEVEYNENTVVIVLNLGQRVVGIVVDGVSDVLSLASDQIRPAPEFAVTLSTEYLTGLGALGDRMLILVNIEKLLNSDEMALLDIAATHVA, from the coding sequence ATGACCGGTATGAGTAATGTAGCAAAACTGGCGGGCGAGCCATCAGGTCAGGAGTTCCTGGTCTTCACTTTGGGCGATGAAGAGTACGGCATCGATATTCTCAAAGTGCAGGAAATTCGTGGCTATGATCAGGTTACCCGCATCGCCAACACCCCTGATTTCATCAAGGGCGTCACCAACCTGCGCGGCGTGATCGTGCCCATCGTCGACCTGCGCGTGAAGTTCAGCCAGGGCGAAGTGGAATATAACGAAAACACCGTGGTGATCGTGCTGAATCTTGGTCAGCGTGTGGTTGGTATCGTGGTTGACGGCGTTTCCGACGTACTGTCACTCGCCTCTGACCAGATCCGCCCGGCACCGGAATTCGCCGTGACCCTGTCGACCGAATACCTGACCGGCCTCGGCGCGCTGGGCGACCGTATGCTGATCCTGGTAAACATCGAAAAACTGCTCAACAGCGACGAAATGGCGCTGCTGGACATCGCGGCAACCCACGTCGCATAA
- the cheA gene encoding chemotaxis protein CheA, whose product MDISDFYQTFFDEADELLADMEQHLLDLVPEAPDSEQLNAIFRAAHSIKGGAGTFGFTILQETTHLMENLLDEARRGEMQLNTDIINLFLETKDIMQEQLDAYKSSQEPDAASFEYICNALRQLALEAKGEAAPAAGSAKLSVVESTAQAVDAAPAAANDGKLRVVLSRLKESEVALLEEELGNLGTLSDVVKGSNSLSATIDGGLGEDDIIAVLCFVIEADQIAFEKAAAPAAVEAVADAAPEEEAEAAVPAVQAAAAPVLKAVAKEPQPAGREKPARAASESTSIRVAVEKVDQLINLVGELVITQSMLAQRSNELDPVTHGDLITSMSQLQRNARDLQESVMSIRMMPMEYVFSRFPRLVRDLATKLDKQVELTLQGSSTELDKSLIERIIDPLTHLVRNSLDHGIETPEKRVEAGKSPIGNLILSAEHQGGNICIEVTDDGAGLNRDRILAKALSQGMAVSESMTDEEVGMLIFAPGFSTAEQVTDVSGRGVGMDVVKRNIQEMGGHVEIKSKQGTGTTIRILLPLTLAILDGMSVKVNNEVFILPLNAVMESLQPREEDLHPLAGGERVLEVRGEYLPLVELWKVFDVAGAKTEATQGIVVILQSAGRRYALLVDQLIGQHQVVVKNLESNYRKVPGISAATILGDGSVALIVDVSALQGLNREHRMAHTAA is encoded by the coding sequence ATGGATATTAGTGATTTTTACCAGACATTCTTTGATGAGGCCGACGAACTGTTGGCCGATATGGAACAACATTTATTGGACCTGGTGCCGGAAGCACCCGATTCAGAACAGCTCAACGCCATCTTCCGCGCCGCTCACTCTATTAAAGGTGGTGCGGGAACGTTTGGCTTTACCATTCTGCAGGAAACCACGCACCTGATGGAGAACCTGCTGGATGAGGCACGGCGTGGCGAAATGCAGCTTAACACCGACATTATCAACCTGTTTTTGGAAACCAAAGATATTATGCAAGAACAGCTCGACGCCTATAAAAGCTCGCAAGAGCCGGATGCTGCCAGCTTCGAATATATCTGCAACGCTCTGCGCCAGCTGGCGCTGGAAGCGAAAGGCGAAGCCGCTCCGGCTGCCGGCAGCGCGAAGCTCTCTGTTGTTGAAAGCACCGCGCAGGCTGTCGACGCTGCCCCGGCTGCGGCGAACGACGGCAAATTGCGCGTCGTGCTGTCGCGCCTGAAAGAGAGCGAAGTTGCCCTACTGGAAGAGGAGCTTGGTAACCTCGGTACGCTGAGCGATGTGGTCAAAGGCAGTAATAGCCTCAGCGCCACCATCGATGGCGGTCTCGGTGAAGATGACATTATTGCGGTGCTCTGCTTTGTTATCGAAGCAGATCAAATTGCTTTTGAGAAAGCCGCTGCGCCAGCCGCCGTTGAAGCCGTCGCCGACGCTGCGCCAGAAGAAGAGGCCGAAGCCGCTGTTCCTGCCGTGCAGGCAGCTGCTGCACCGGTACTGAAAGCGGTAGCTAAAGAGCCGCAGCCTGCCGGACGTGAAAAACCGGCGCGCGCCGCCAGTGAGTCCACCAGTATCCGCGTAGCGGTTGAGAAGGTTGACCAGTTGATTAACCTGGTCGGCGAACTGGTGATCACCCAGTCAATGCTGGCCCAGCGCTCCAACGAGCTGGATCCGGTGACCCATGGCGATCTGATCACCAGCATGAGCCAGCTGCAGCGTAACGCCCGCGATCTGCAGGAATCGGTAATGTCGATTCGTATGATGCCGATGGAGTATGTCTTCAGCCGCTTCCCGCGTCTGGTTCGCGACCTGGCCACCAAGCTGGATAAACAGGTAGAACTGACCCTGCAGGGTAGCTCGACCGAACTCGATAAGAGCCTGATCGAACGTATTATCGATCCGTTAACGCACCTGGTGCGTAACAGCCTCGACCACGGTATCGAAACGCCGGAAAAACGCGTTGAAGCGGGCAAATCGCCGATTGGTAACCTGATCCTCTCCGCAGAGCATCAGGGCGGCAACATCTGCATCGAAGTGACCGATGATGGTGCCGGCCTTAACCGTGACCGTATCCTTGCCAAAGCGCTTTCTCAGGGCATGGCCGTGAGCGAAAGCATGACCGATGAAGAAGTTGGCATGCTGATCTTTGCTCCGGGCTTCTCTACCGCAGAGCAGGTAACGGACGTCTCCGGCCGCGGCGTGGGCATGGACGTGGTGAAACGTAACATCCAGGAGATGGGCGGCCACGTTGAGATCAAATCGAAGCAGGGCACCGGTACCACTATCCGTATCCTGCTGCCGCTGACGCTGGCAATCCTCGACGGCATGTCAGTAAAAGTGAATAACGAAGTCTTTATCCTGCCGCTCAACGCCGTTATGGAGTCGTTGCAGCCGCGCGAAGAAGATCTGCATCCGCTGGCGGGCGGCGAGCGCGTACTGGAAGTACGTGGCGAATACCTGCCGCTGGTTGAGTTGTGGAAAGTGTTTGACGTGGCTGGGGCAAAAACCGAAGCCACGCAGGGAATTGTTGTCATTCTGCAGAGCGCAGGTCGTCGCTATGCGCTGCTGGTCGATCAGCTGATTGGTCAGCACCAGGTTGTGGTGAAAAACCTGGAGAGCAACTATCGCAAAGTGCCGGGGATTTCTGCCGCCACCATCCTTGGTGATGGTAGCGTCGCGCTGATTGTGGACGTCTCAGCGCTGCAGGGATTGAATCGTGAACATCGTATGGCGCACACAGCCGCCTGA
- the motB gene encoding flagellar motor protein MotB, with the protein MKNQAHPIVVVKRKKHKGHGGGGHGSWKIAYADFMTAMMAFFLVMWLISISSPKELIQIAEYFRTPLATAVTGGPRISNSDSPIPGGGDDYTQQQGEVQKQPNIDDLKRRMEQSRLSKLRGDLDQLIEADPKLRALRPHLKIDLVQEGLRIQIIDSQNRPMFKTGSAEVEPYMRDILRAIAPVLNGIPNKVSLSGHTDDAPYANGDKGYSNWELSADRANSSRRELVAGGLDDGKVMRVVGMAATMRLVNRGPDEAINRRISLLVLNKQAEAAILHENAESQSAPISAITQPEPAEPAAPAPAPASPVAVPTSPQANPR; encoded by the coding sequence ATGAAAAATCAGGCCCATCCTATCGTCGTAGTTAAACGTAAAAAACATAAAGGCCATGGTGGCGGCGGTCATGGCTCGTGGAAAATCGCCTATGCCGACTTTATGACGGCGATGATGGCGTTCTTCCTTGTGATGTGGCTGATCTCCATCTCCAGCCCGAAAGAGTTGATTCAGATTGCGGAGTATTTCCGCACGCCGCTGGCAACAGCGGTCACCGGTGGGCCGCGTATTTCGAATAGCGATAGCCCCATTCCGGGCGGTGGCGATGACTACACACAGCAACAAGGCGAAGTGCAAAAACAGCCGAATATTGATGATTTGAAACGACGCATGGAGCAGTCGCGCCTGAGCAAACTGCGCGGCGATCTGGACCAGTTGATCGAAGCGGATCCGAAGCTGCGCGCCCTGCGCCCGCATCTGAAGATCGATCTCGTACAGGAAGGGCTGCGCATCCAGATTATCGACAGCCAGAACCGGCCGATGTTTAAAACCGGCAGCGCGGAAGTCGAGCCTTACATGCGCGATATTTTACGGGCGATTGCCCCGGTGCTTAACGGCATCCCGAATAAAGTGAGTCTTTCCGGTCATACCGATGATGCCCCGTACGCCAACGGCGACAAAGGGTACAGCAACTGGGAGCTCTCAGCCGATCGTGCAAACTCATCGCGCCGCGAGCTGGTTGCCGGTGGGCTGGATGATGGCAAGGTAATGCGTGTTGTCGGCATGGCCGCCACCATGCGCCTGGTCAACCGCGGACCTGATGAAGCCATCAACCGCCGAATAAGTCTCCTGGTGCTCAACAAACAGGCAGAAGCGGCCATTCTGCATGAGAACGCCGAGAGTCAAAGTGCGCCAATAAGCGCCATTACACAGCCTGAGCCCGCAGAGCCGGCAGCCCCCGCGCCAGCCCCTGCGTCTCCGGTAGCAGTTCCCACATCGCCACAAGCCAATCCGAGGTGA
- the motA gene encoding flagellar motor stator protein MotA: protein MLIVLGYLIVVGAVLGGYMMTGGHLGALYQPSELIIIGGAGVGAFIVGNNGKAIKGTMKALPLLFRRSKYTKSMYMDLLALLYRLMAKSRQQGMFSLERDIENPKESEIFASYPRILADATMLEFIVDYLRLIISGNMNTFEIEALMDEEIETHESEAEVPANALAAIGDSLPAFGIVAAVMGVVHALASADRPAAELGALIAHAMVGTFLGILLAYGFISPLASVLRQKSAETAKMMQCVKITLLSNLNGYAPPIAVEFGRKTLYSSERPSFVELDEHVRAVRNPNQQTTTEDA, encoded by the coding sequence GTGCTTATCGTATTAGGTTACCTGATAGTAGTTGGTGCAGTCTTAGGCGGTTATATGATGACCGGCGGTCACCTTGGGGCACTGTATCAACCCTCTGAACTGATTATTATCGGCGGGGCGGGTGTGGGTGCATTCATTGTGGGCAACAACGGCAAAGCCATCAAAGGCACAATGAAAGCGTTGCCGCTGCTGTTTCGCCGCTCTAAGTACACCAAAAGTATGTATATGGACCTGCTGGCGCTGCTCTATCGCCTGATGGCGAAATCACGTCAGCAGGGGATGTTCTCCCTCGAAAGAGATATCGAGAACCCGAAAGAGAGCGAGATTTTCGCCAGCTACCCGCGCATTCTGGCCGACGCCACCATGCTCGAGTTTATTGTCGATTACCTGCGTCTCATCATCAGCGGCAACATGAACACCTTCGAAATCGAAGCGCTGATGGATGAAGAGATCGAGACCCACGAGAGCGAAGCAGAAGTGCCTGCCAACGCCCTCGCGGCGATCGGCGATTCGCTTCCGGCATTCGGTATCGTTGCGGCGGTAATGGGCGTGGTTCACGCACTCGCCTCGGCGGATCGTCCGGCGGCAGAGCTGGGCGCACTGATTGCCCACGCGATGGTGGGGACGTTCCTCGGCATCCTGCTGGCGTACGGTTTTATCTCGCCGCTGGCAAGCGTGCTGCGCCAGAAAAGTGCGGAAACCGCCAAGATGATGCAGTGCGTCAAGATCACGCTGCTGTCGAACCTGAACGGTTATGCACCGCCGATCGCGGTCGAGTTTGGTCGTAAAACGCTTTACTCAAGCGAGCGTCCATCGTTTGTCGAGCTGGATGAGCACGTACGTGCTGTCCGCAACCCTAACCAACAGACGACAACCGAGGACGCATGA
- the flhC gene encoding flagellar transcriptional regulator FlhC — MSEKSIVQEARDIQLAMELITLGARLQMLESETQLSRGRLIKLYKELRGSPPPKGMLPFSTDWFMTWEQNIHASMFCNAWQFLLKTGLCSGVDAVIKAYRLYLEQCPHSDEGPLLALTRAWTLVRFVESGMLELSRCNCCSGNFVTHAHQPVGSFACSLCQPPSRAVKRRKLSPEAADIIPQLLEEQIDQAV, encoded by the coding sequence ATGAGTGAGAAAAGCATTGTTCAGGAAGCACGCGACATTCAGTTAGCAATGGAACTGATTACGCTGGGTGCGCGTTTACAGATGCTGGAGAGTGAGACGCAGCTTAGCCGCGGTCGTCTTATCAAACTCTATAAAGAGTTGCGTGGTAGCCCGCCGCCGAAAGGCATGCTGCCATTCTCCACCGACTGGTTTATGACCTGGGAACAAAACATCCACGCGTCGATGTTCTGCAACGCCTGGCAGTTTCTGTTAAAAACCGGTCTGTGCAGCGGCGTTGACGCAGTCATTAAAGCTTACCGACTCTACCTCGAACAGTGCCCTCATTCTGATGAAGGCCCGCTGCTGGCGCTGACTCGCGCCTGGACGCTGGTCCGTTTCGTGGAAAGCGGAATGCTGGAGTTGTCGCGCTGTAACTGCTGCAGCGGTAACTTTGTTACCCATGCTCATCAGCCCGTTGGTAGCTTTGCCTGCAGTTTATGCCAGCCGCCGTCTCGCGCGGTAAAAAGACGTAAACTTTCGCCGGAAGCTGCCGATATTATTCCACAACTGCTGGAAGAACAGATCGATCAGGCTGTTTAA
- the flhD gene encoding flagellar transcriptional regulator FlhD, translating to MHTSELLKHVYDINLSYLLLAQRLISQDKASAMFRLGINEEMANTLGELTLPQMVKLAETNQLICQFRFDNHQTITRLTQESRVDDLQQVHTGILLSTRLLNESSKNGDAARKKRA from the coding sequence ATGCATACATCCGAGTTGCTGAAACACGTTTACGATATCAATCTGTCATATTTACTCCTTGCTCAGCGTCTGATTAGCCAGGACAAAGCCTCCGCCATGTTCCGTTTAGGGATTAATGAAGAGATGGCAAACACGCTGGGTGAATTAACCCTGCCACAAATGGTGAAGCTGGCTGAAACCAATCAGCTTATTTGTCAGTTCCGTTTTGACAATCATCAGACCATCACTCGTCTGACCCAGGAATCGCGTGTGGATGACTTGCAGCAAGTCCATACCGGAATTTTGCTTTCAACCCGCCTGCTCAACGAATCATCTAAAAACGGCGACGCGGCCAGGAAGAAAAGGGCTTAA